One Deltaproteobacteria bacterium genomic window, AGTTTTACCATTCCCCAAACATGGACTTATCAAATATAATTAGAGCATCAGTAACCAGAAATAAAGATTAGAAAAACACACAATGAAAAATAGAAAAAAAATCCAATCGACAATTTGCAATACATCGCCTGCACTAACCGTGTTTTTTTCCATGGCATTAAGTTTTACCCCACAACATGCTCTGGCTGAAACTACCGATTTTGGGGGTTCGCCTGAGGAATACAAAGGAGACGGAGATTTAGTGCCACCGCGTTGCCAAGTCGAAGCTCCTAGGACCACCAAATCTCCTTTCTCTCTTAAGTGGGACTGCACAGATAACGACGAGGATCATTCTCCTAAGGAAAACATTAAGACAAGCGCGTGGATTAGGCGAACTACTGATACGAGATGGAGGCTGGTCGATCATTTCTTAGGTTTTCCAGCGTCGCTGTTGGTAGAAAATTCGATTTTGCAACTGCCTCCCGATGCAGAAATTCGTGCTGGCTTACCAGTCCAGCTTCGAATAGAAGCTTCGGATGCTGCCGGCAACACGACTTTTTCTCCAGCATTAACGGTGCTTAGAAGAGACACAGAGTTAGAATCGTGTGCACTTGAAATAAAAACCACGTCGTCAACAGTAGCGGCAAATGATATTGAGATCATTGCCTCACAACTGAGCGACTCTAGTTATGGAATTACTTCGAGCTCTAGCACTGAAGCTAGCCCTTGCGAACTCGAAGATGTTTGCAAGGCGGATAGCATAATAACTATCGATGCATCATTTTCAGTCGTTTCAGACACAGGTGAGGCCGAAGGCACTTTGACAATCATGCCGGGAACTTCTCTTAGCGTCGAAGGCAATGTCGAACCAGATAATGAATCAGCACTCACACATGTTACTTTAAGCGGCACCGCGACGTTCGACGGAGAAGAAGGAAGTGTAACTCTGATTTGCGAGTAAAGATTGGGCGTGTCCTCTGACACGCCCAATAGGCATTAACGCACTGCCTACTTCTTAGCCAACATCTGCACTGCCTTATTTGACTCCTTAAGCAGTTCTAAACTGAGGCTGTCCGTTTTTGCCAAAGCATCTACGCCTGCATCTTTAGCAGCAAGCAATGGTTTAAGATCTCCCCAAATCTTCTCGACTGCATTTAACTGGGTTAAAATTTCGGGATCTTTTGCGCCAGTAGGAATTCCCATAGCCGGACTCCCTTCCTTCAAGCCTTTTAGCGATGTCTCAAAAAGAGTTATAGTGGCCGTAAGCTTATTTGCATTAGAATCCCCGCTAGCACTTAAGCTGATCAAAAGAAATTCCTTAATCATCTTTTGACTAAGCATTCTCTGCCTACCAGCAATGTTTATGAGAGTTGCTAGTTCTTGGTCTCCCTTTACGCCAATAACCGCTTTCGCCTCCAGCTCAAAGAGCCCAACTATCTTGTTGGCCTTTACCAACACTTCTTCACTAAGCACTTCCAAGCTCTTCATCTGCTCATCGCTTGGCTTGCCGCCATCGACAATTGTTTGGTAGATAGCCTTAACTTCAGCATACGTCTTGTTTAACTCTTCGAGGTCGCGATTAATTCTCGAATACCCACTAGCCGGCAAACCCAAGGCCGCATCACCCGAAATTAAGCCTTGCTGAGTCTTCTCAAACAATGCCATTGTTTGCTTAAGGCTTTCGCCGTTCTTAGCTGCATCAACCCCTTTTAGGATCAGCAACGCCTCTTTCGCCATCTTCTGAGACAACATGCGCTGCCTACCAGATAAATCCAGTATCGTATTAAACTCCGCCTCTGTCGGAGCTGAATAACTCTCCCCGGGATTCATAGCGAACAAAAGCACTGCAAATAATATACTTGTAATATGTAATAATTTTCTTTTTGCGCAAAACATAACCTATTTATCCGTTAATTTACTCATCCAACTTAAGACCTTTACTGCAACAAAAGACGAATATTCGATTATCCCAAACATTATCAAGACGCCACTTTTTTTTGATATGACACTAAGCCAAACAGCAAGCCTGTCGTTTCGTTACGGACGAATTAGGTGCCTGAATCTTTTGCGCAATACGGAATAAATAAGCACGGCTTCACTGCTGTTTACATAGTTCCCTTTTTCCAAGGTAAGGACTATGCTCACTTCTTGAACGATGCCGCCCGTAAAAAAAGGGTAGGTGTCATAACTTAATAAGGAGGTAATACACAAAAGAGGTAATATACAAATGAGAAAACTTAAACTTTGCTTGTTAGCATGTTCGGTTTTGCTTTTATCAAATGTTGCTCCAGCGTTTGCTGAGAACGGAAAGGTTTTTATTTGTCATAGGACCAACGGGGCGAATCCCTACGTGCTCATATCCGTAGGGAGTGCGGCCTACAATGCGCACATTGCTCATGGCGATGTAGCGCCAACGGCATTCTATCCAGATGCTAATGGCGATGGCTTTGGCGATGTGAACGCAGAAGGCGTGTTGGCATGTAACGATCCAGGGGATGGCTCTGTATCGAACAACACTGACTGCGATGACACCAATGCGAATGTTTCGCCAGTTGGGGTGGAGGAATGCGATCAACTAGATAACGATTGCGATGGCCTAGTTGATGAAGATGATGTTTGCGGTGGACCAGACCCAGAGTGTACTGGTCAAACCTGCGAAACATTTACAACGTGTAACGCAGGCGGAAATTGCGGCAGCAGTGGCGTTTGTGGATCGACGGCAGAAGGTGGTGGCCTTTGCGTAAACGGCGCTACTCCGTGTAGTGGACTTGCCGATTGCGTCACATCGGATGACTGCGCAGACGGAGCCATCTGCTTTGTAAATAGCTGTTGTGTTCGCGCAGTTTGCGTGCCAGTTAATGCATTCTGCTCACAGGCAGGCGCGGCAGCTCCTAGTGCGTTAGAGTCATTAGTAGTTCAATCAGGCGGCGCAGCTTTCGGTCGCAAGTAGTACGAGGTAGTACTTTAGGGGCGTGGTTGTTCACACGCCCCTAATTTAATTTAACCACGGGCAGTTCTATAGGTGTATCTTCGCAGCTATCGTGCATAATCCAGCGCGATGGGCTATCTGGGTCGTCGGTTACCAAAATATGCCTTAACCAATTATACGGGGAATCGGAAAACTCTAACACCTCACACTTCTCCTCCTTGCTTTTCTTCTCTATAGTCTTCTGTTCAGACGAAAAAGAACGCGAATGGCGAAGAGGAAGAACTAAATAATCCCTAGCTCTAGTACAAGCTACGTAAAACAAACGCTTTTCTTCTTCGATAGAAAGCCCTCTGTTCTGCTCTCTTATCGCGCGACTAACTAGGGTTTCACTGCGCTTGTAATCGGCATTTTCATCTTCGACTTTGATGCCAAGAAAATCGAACTCCTCTTCCGTCCCCAGCTCATTTCTAAGCGCGATACGAGCCGAAATAAAATCGCCGCCATCAGCGCGTTTTCTAGCGGACAAAAATGGCAATATCACCATAGGGAACTCTAAGCCCTTTGCGCCGTGAATAGTCATCAACACAACCGCATAAGAGGATTCGTCTCCACTCATACTTTTGCCAGAATCCCAGCGCCGCGCCTCTAGAAAATTTAAGGCCCCCAAAATACTTCCGTCGCTCTCATTCTCAAGTTCAGCAGAGCGCAATTCATCTATAAAAAATTGAAGATTGCTCGCCGCATCGCTTCGCCCCACAGCTTGGTACGCCTCACACACGCCATTTTCAGTAACAATTAATGCTAACATTCGGGAGGCAAGCATAATTTTACTTAGCGCTATCCACTTCTTAATTTTTTTTACCGCAGCTGTATACTTCCCCCCAACACCGCCTGCTTGGTTAGTTTCGAAACAGTTGTTCCAGTTGCAGCCCAATTGATAATACAATTCAACAAGCTCTCTATCGCTAAGGCCTAAAAGAGGCGAGCGAAGCAATCCAACTAGATAAATCGAATTAGTCGGATCGTTTAAAAATCTAAGCAAGGCTTCCAGATACACTATCTCTTCTAAATCGTAAAAACCCGAGCTGTGCGAAACGCTGTGCTCAATGCCACGCGCTAACAAAGCCTGCGCCATTAGCAGTAGCTGCTTAGAAGTGCGACACAGTACTGCAATTTTCCGCCCAGTAGCTACGTTTTGCAATCTCGACCAACGAGCACTGCACTCTGCCGTCTCTCCCTCCAGGCTAGAAAGAACTGACTCAATAAAAAGCGCCACATTTTCAGCCTCTAATATTTCCGCTCCAGATCTGCCCGATATATTGCCTCCAACATCCAAGACACTAACAGCAGCAATCTCGCCGCTAGTTTCCTCATTCGCCCTTTTTGCTATCATCGGATAAAACTCGCTAAACGAGTTAGCTATGCTGGCGTCTCCAGAATCAAGCTGTCTAGCACTAAACAGCTCATTAAAAAAACAATTAATAAAGCGCAGTATCTCAGGCCGAGTGCGATAGTTATCGCGCAAAGTAAGAATCCTGCCGAAGCTATCTACAATTTCTCTAGCCGCTCTACTAAACACCCTAACATCGCCACCCCTAAAGCCATATATTGCCTGATGGCAGTCGCCCACCAAAAAGACGCTGCGGTCCGCGCTATCACCTCCACCTTTAGCAATCGCTCGAACAATGTCCCATTGATAATTATCTGTATCTTGAAATTCATCTACCATTATATGGCGAAACTTTCTTCGCAACTTAGCAACAACTGCTCTGTGTGCCGCAAACTCGGATCCCTCACTTGGAACACAAAGTATTCTCCTAGCCTCAATGACCAAATCCTCAAAGTCGACCAAGCCGCCCTGTTTTTTTTTCGACGAATACTTTTCTAATGCTTTGCGAGCAAAGCGACATACTGTTTGCGCAATTTTTACACCCTCCATTTCGCGCTCGAGATTCCAGTTAAGAGACTGAGGATTTAAAGCAATTATTTCCTCCCTTAACTCCTTCCAAAAATTCCGGGGATTATGCTTGCTCTTGCGCTTCGCAAAAGCCTTATGTTCATCCAAGAATCCCTCTAACTCAGCCAATCGAGCTATCAACTCATCCGACATTTCGTCAGCTTTGATAGCCGCCAATACTTCGCTTACCTTGTGTCCGAGCACCTCAAATGTCTCTTTCTGCAATTCCTCCATGCCCCCATCATCGGAGCTAGAGAGCCAAGGTAAAAACGCTGCTATCCACTCCTCGAGAAATCGGCCCACCTTACCCACGGCGTTGTCACGAATTTGGCGCAAAAGTCCTTTTAACACGTGCCTAACTCCTCGGTGCGAATCTCGATATCTCTCGACTTCGCCACAATCCACGTAATTAGCCAAACCCTCAAGCGTCCGCGGAGAGGAAACCATTTTTACAACCTCCTCCTCCAAACACTTATAAGACACTCCCTGCTCCAATATGGCATCAACCTCACGAGCCGTATCTCCATGAGTTAATATCTCTCTCGTAGCCTCCAGAATCATTTCACGCTGCTGCAGGCTACTAACGACATTGCCAATACGGCACGCCTCAGCGACACCGCCAGCCGCCGAAATCACAGATGAAGCGAACGAATGAATTGTGCTAATCTGAACGACTGGAAAAATACTTGCAGCCTCGAGCAATCTTTGGCGCTCCACTTCACTTAAAAGCCTATCCTCAAATACACTGCTTCGAATTGCATTCCAAATAGCATCTTCTACTCTCCGCTTAATCTCCCATGCAGCCTTTTCTGTAAATGTAATCGCGAGAATCGATTGGGCTGGCTCTCCGCTTAAGATGAGGCGAAGTATTCGCGTTTGTAGCACCTGAGTTTTGCCCGAACCCGCTCCTGCAATTAACGCAACACTGCTACTCACCTGCGATGCCTCCTCCTGCTCCGGCGAAAGTTTGGCATTCACCCCTTTCGTCGAATGGAACACTTCCCGCCGAGCCGTATCGCCACCGCTTTTTGACACTATTGCTCGCCTGCCTGAATGATTGCCTAGCTTTCGATCCAACAACACCTCGT contains:
- a CDS encoding putative metal-binding motif-containing protein, with the translated sequence MRKLKLCLLACSVLLLSNVAPAFAENGKVFICHRTNGANPYVLISVGSAAYNAHIAHGDVAPTAFYPDANGDGFGDVNAEGVLACNDPGDGSVSNNTDCDDTNANVSPVGVEECDQLDNDCDGLVDEDDVCGGPDPECTGQTCETFTTCNAGGNCGSSGVCGSTAEGGGLCVNGATPCSGLADCVTSDDCADGAICFVNSCCVRAVCVPVNAFCSQAGAAAPSALESLVVQSGGAAFGRK
- a CDS encoding type IV pili methyl-accepting chemotaxis transducer N-terminal domain-containing protein; this translates as MFCAKRKLLHITSILFAVLLFAMNPGESYSAPTEAEFNTILDLSGRQRMLSQKMAKEALLILKGVDAAKNGESLKQTMALFEKTQQGLISGDAALGLPASGYSRINRDLEELNKTYAEVKAIYQTIVDGGKPSDEQMKSLEVLSEEVLVKANKIVGLFELEAKAVIGVKGDQELATLINIAGRQRMLSQKMIKEFLLISLSASGDSNANKLTATITLFETSLKGLKEGSPAMGIPTGAKDPEILTQLNAVEKIWGDLKPLLAAKDAGVDALAKTDSLSLELLKESNKAVQMLAKK